From a single Deltaproteobacteria bacterium genomic region:
- a CDS encoding FAD-dependent oxidoreductase: protein MKELIDFLLVGGGLASASAAETLRKMGVNGKISIISSENYIPYHRPPLTKSFLLEDIGIEKLYISKEDFYKKNDIDLVLNTRALYLDAANKIVKTDKAGEFKFGKLLLATGARIKKLNINGAGLKGVHYMRTIDDAIGIKASMKSSKKAVIMGSSFIGMELASAFTKSGIKTTVITTEKLPFSKLDSPEVSKFFNEYYSEHGVEFIFEDTITKINGRTKVKSVETSGGHKINCDMLAIGIGVTPNIDFLDQSGIEIENGVLVNEFMETNIPGIYAAGDVANSYDTVFEHYRRIEHWDNAIKQGRIAAKNMAGERTQFRQVSYFFSDVFDLSFNFIGCTNQVNERIMRGSVKDKSFSILYLKDNVLKASFILGRTNSEQKILGSLIENKVDLTNYRKRLKDGSFDLSQIPLQNVLLLQGGGALGAFECGVVKAMEEEGIYPDVVSGISIGAFNAAIIAGNPKNATTKLEAFWKEISFNTPYFPEEHMRRMVSSMYSLIFGSPKFFKPRWLNLPFLPADLPFKWTSFYDPEPAKKLLRKYVDFDNLRMSPVRLLVSAVNVETAEFETFDSYLEDITPDHIIASGSLPPGLPWTTINGNHYWDGGIVSNSPLYAYMEKFGLSGKKIYLVNLYKKKSNLPENIVDVMSRKDEIFYSEKIRKEIRLTEKIDEYKKLIKELTGLLTNEQQEKIKSRPLYIETMNKTGPISITRFEREDEKSEPPSKDYDFSRRSVLINMGKGYSTAKKLFKKSKTANNKIGTF, encoded by the coding sequence ATGAAAGAACTCATAGATTTTTTACTCGTCGGCGGAGGTCTTGCAAGCGCCTCGGCCGCCGAGACGTTGAGAAAAATGGGTGTAAACGGCAAAATATCCATAATTTCATCGGAAAATTACATACCCTATCACAGACCGCCTCTTACTAAAAGCTTCCTATTAGAAGATATCGGAATTGAAAAGCTCTATATAAGCAAAGAAGACTTTTACAAGAAGAACGATATCGACCTTGTGCTAAACACAAGAGCGTTGTATTTGGATGCTGCCAATAAGATTGTTAAGACCGATAAAGCCGGTGAATTCAAATTCGGCAAACTACTTTTAGCAACCGGGGCCAGAATTAAAAAGTTGAATATAAATGGAGCCGGATTAAAGGGCGTCCATTATATGAGAACCATAGATGATGCGATAGGTATCAAAGCGTCTATGAAGTCATCCAAAAAGGCTGTAATAATGGGGTCTAGTTTTATTGGCATGGAGCTGGCATCTGCTTTTACAAAATCCGGCATAAAAACAACGGTTATTACAACTGAAAAATTACCTTTCAGTAAACTAGATTCACCTGAGGTGTCTAAATTTTTTAACGAGTACTACTCAGAACACGGCGTGGAATTTATATTTGAGGATACGATTACTAAGATTAACGGAAGAACAAAAGTAAAAAGTGTCGAGACAAGCGGCGGACATAAGATTAACTGTGATATGCTGGCCATCGGCATCGGAGTCACGCCCAACATAGATTTTCTTGACCAAAGCGGGATTGAAATCGAAAACGGTGTTCTCGTCAATGAATTTATGGAAACAAACATACCCGGGATATATGCAGCCGGTGATGTCGCAAATTCATATGATACTGTTTTCGAACATTATAGAAGAATAGAACACTGGGACAACGCAATAAAGCAGGGCAGAATCGCAGCTAAAAATATGGCGGGTGAACGGACACAGTTTCGTCAGGTCTCTTATTTTTTCTCTGACGTATTCGACTTATCTTTTAATTTTATAGGATGCACAAATCAGGTTAATGAAAGAATAATGAGAGGTTCTGTTAAAGATAAATCATTTTCCATTCTATACTTAAAAGATAACGTATTAAAAGCTTCCTTTATACTTGGCCGAACGAATTCCGAACAAAAAATTTTAGGTTCACTGATAGAAAATAAGGTGGATCTAACTAACTACAGAAAAAGACTGAAGGACGGATCATTCGATTTAAGCCAAATACCACTTCAAAATGTACTGCTTTTACAAGGCGGGGGTGCTTTGGGGGCATTTGAATGCGGTGTTGTAAAAGCAATGGAGGAGGAGGGGATATACCCCGACGTAGTATCGGGCATATCCATAGGTGCCTTTAATGCCGCGATAATTGCTGGAAATCCGAAAAATGCAACAACTAAGCTTGAAGCGTTCTGGAAAGAGATTTCATTCAATACTCCATATTTTCCAGAAGAGCATATGAGGAGGATGGTATCATCTATGTATTCGTTAATATTCGGTTCTCCTAAGTTTTTCAAGCCAAGATGGTTAAACCTGCCATTTCTTCCTGCTGATCTGCCGTTTAAATGGACTAGTTTTTACGATCCCGAACCCGCAAAAAAACTGCTTAGAAAGTATGTCGATTTTGATAATCTGAGAATGAGCCCGGTAAGATTGTTGGTAAGTGCAGTAAATGTCGAAACGGCTGAATTTGAAACTTTTGACAGTTATTTAGAAGATATAACGCCTGACCATATCATTGCAAGCGGGAGCCTGCCACCGGGACTGCCCTGGACTACGATCAACGGGAATCACTACTGGGATGGAGGAATTGTTAGCAATTCTCCTCTATATGCATATATGGAGAAATTCGGACTCTCGGGGAAAAAGATATACCTGGTCAACTTGTATAAGAAAAAGAGCAATTTGCCGGAGAATATTGTGGATGTTATGTCCAGGAAAGACGAGATATTTTATTCGGAAAAAATCAGAAAAGAAATCCGGCTTACGGAAAAAATAGACGAATACAAAAAATTGATAAAGGAATTAACAGGTCTCCTTACTAATGAACAGCAAGAAAAAATAAAATCGAGACCTTTATATATAGAAACGATGAATAAAACAGGCCCCATCTCAATAACAAGGTTTGAGCGGGAAGATGAGAAATCCGAACCCCCTTCAAAAGATTACGATTTTTCCCGGAGATCTGTATTGATAAATATGGGAAAGGGCTACTCAACAGCTAAAAAGTTATTCAAAAAGTCTAAAACAGCAAATAATAAAATTGGTACATTCTAA
- a CDS encoding acetoacetate decarboxylase, which translates to MRTEDVKKQYTIPVEGASYPKGPYHFADREFLIVKFETDIKAIRAVVPEPLEVSESVASFEVIHMPDSSGFGSYTESGITVPVKYNGDDATFIVNMFLNDHPPIAAGREIWGFPKKWGEPNLRVVRDQVVGTLDYSGVRVATATMAYKYEQMDSEKVKEGLGAYNYNLKVIPSVDGSVAISQLIRYKMEDIDIKWAWKGPAALDIRPCALAPIYKFPVISIIEGYHVLTDLTLPYGEVVYDYLSD; encoded by the coding sequence ATGAGAACCGAAGATGTGAAAAAGCAATACACAATACCTGTTGAAGGCGCCTCATATCCGAAAGGCCCTTACCATTTCGCAGACAGGGAGTTCCTCATAGTGAAATTCGAGACGGACATTAAAGCCATAAGGGCTGTAGTCCCCGAGCCGCTTGAGGTTTCAGAATCTGTAGCGAGTTTTGAGGTTATTCATATGCCGGATTCATCGGGGTTTGGTAGTTACACTGAATCTGGAATTACGGTGCCTGTGAAGTATAACGGCGATGACGCGACATTTATTGTTAATATGTTTTTAAATGATCACCCACCTATAGCTGCTGGAAGAGAAATCTGGGGCTTTCCTAAAAAATGGGGTGAGCCCAATCTAAGGGTCGTGCGTGATCAGGTTGTCGGAACTCTTGATTACAGCGGAGTAAGGGTCGCCACGGCCACAATGGCTTATAAATACGAACAGATGGATTCGGAGAAAGTTAAAGAAGGCCTAGGAGCTTACAATTACAATCTGAAAGTCATTCCATCAGTAGACGGTTCTGTTGCCATCTCACAGCTAATAAGATATAAGATGGAAGATATCGATATTAAGTGGGCTTGGAAGGGACCAGCCGCGCTCGATATAAGACCATGCGCATTGGCACCTATATATAAATTTCCGGTTATTTCTATCATAGAGGGCTATCATGTACTAACCGACTTAACACTGCCTTACGGGGAAGTTGTCTATGATTATCTTAGTGACTGA